A portion of the Glycine max cultivar Williams 82 chromosome 10, Glycine_max_v4.0, whole genome shotgun sequence genome contains these proteins:
- the LOC100807843 gene encoding probable UDP-N-acetylglucosamine--peptide N-acetylglucosaminyltransferase SPINDLY isoform X1, with amino-acid sequence MAWTEDNDENNGREKKMVGENGFLIVSEPSPAGSGGDGVSVSTRYEGKDDVLFANILRSRNKFVDALALYERVLESDGGNVEALVGKGICLQMQNMGRLAFESFAEAIRMDPQNACALTHCGILYKDEGCLVEAAESYQKALQVDPSYKAAAECLAIVLTDIGTNIKLAGNTQEGIQKYFEALKIDPHYAPAYYNLGVVYSEMMQYDMALTFYEKAASERPMYAEAYCNMGVIYKNRGDLEAAITCYERCLAVSPNFEIAKNNMAIALTDLGTKVKLEGDINRGVAFYKKALHYNWHYADAMYNLGVAYGEMLKFDMAIVFYELAFHFNPHCAEACNNLGVIYKDRDNLDKAVECYQLALGIKPNFSQSLNNLGVVYTVQGKMDAAASMIEKAIIANPTYAEAYNNLGVLYRDAGDISLAINAYEQCLKIDPDSRNAGQNRLLAMNYIDEGNDDKLFEAHRDWGRRFMRLYPQFTSWDNSKDPERPLVIGYVSPDYFTHSVSYFIEAPLVYHDYTNYKVIVYSAVVKVHSITIKRPHLSGGIEITYDVHIYMMSALLFLVQADAKTIRFREKVLKKGGIWKDIYGTDEKKVADMVRQDQVDILIELTGHTANNKLGMLACRPAPVQVTWIGYPNTTGLPTIDYRITDSRADPPETKQKHVEELVRLPDSFLCYTPSPEAGPVCPTPALSNGFVTFGSFNNLAKITPKVLQVWAKILCAIPNSRLVVKCKPFCCDSVRQRFLSTLEKLGLEPLRVDLLPLILLNHDHMQAYSLMDISLDTFPYAGTTTTCESLYMGVPCVTMAGSVHAHNVGVSLLSKVGLGNLIAKNEDEYVKLALKLASDISALQNLRMSLRELMSKSPLCDGAKFILGLESTYRQMWRRYCKGDVPALKCMELLQQPVSSNNPSSKNSEPTRATNSSEGSPESVKANGFSSTQPPKLNFLNCEENGGSLNHSSKQGIVGSS; translated from the exons ATGGCGTGGACGGAAGATAATGATGAGAATAATGGGAGGGAAAAGAAGATGGTTGGGGAAAATGGGTTTTTGATAGTGTCTGAGCCTTCTCCTGCTGGTTCTGGTGGGGATGGGGTTTCGGTGAGTACGAGATATGAAGGGAAGGATGATGTTTTGTTTGCCAACATTCTGCGATCGAGGAACAAATTTGTGGATGCTCTTGCACTATACGAACGCGTGCTGGAGAGTGATGGCGGGAATGTGGAGGCTCTTGTTGGGAAAGGGATATGTTTGCAGATGCAGAATATGGGTAGGCTTGCTTTTGAGAGTTTTGCGGAGGCTATCAGGATGGATCCTCAGAATGCCTGCGCTCTCACACATTGCGGTATTCTTTACAAAGACGAAGGTTGCCTTGTGGAGGCTGCTGAG TCATATCAAAAGGCTTTACAAGTGGATCCTTCATACAAAGCAGCTGCTGAGTGCCTGGCCATTGTTTTAACGGATATTGGTACCAACATAAAGCTTGCAGGAAATACTCAGGAAGGAATTCAAAAATACTTTGAAGCTCTCAAAATAGATCCACACTATGCT CCAGCATATTATAATCTTGGTGTGGTCTATTCTGAAATGATGCAATATGACATGGCCCTCACTTTCTATGAAAAGGCTGCATCAGAGAGGCCTATGTATGCTGAAGCATACTGTAACATGggtgtaatatataaaaatcgTGGTGATTTGGAAGCAGCTATTACTTGTTATGAGAG GTGTTTAGCTGTTTCACCTAACTTTGAGATTGCAAAGAATAATATGGCTATAGCTTTGACAGATTTGGGAACAAAG GTTAAATTGGAGGGTGACATCAACCGTGGTGTGGCTTTTTATAAGAAAGCTTTGCATTATAATTGGCATTATGCTGATGCAATGTATAATCTTGGGGTTGCTTATGGTGAGATGCTTAAGTTTGATATG GCTATTGTGTTCTATGAACTTGCCTTCCACTTCAATCCGCATTGTGCGGAAGCTTGTAACAATCTAGGTGTTATATATAAAGATCGTGACAACCTTGACAAAGCAGTGGAATGTTACCAG CTTGCTTTGGGAATCAAACCTAACTTTTCACAGTCATTAAATAACCTTGGCGTTGTATACACTGTCCAG GGTAAAATGGACGCTGCGGCGAGTATGATTGAGAAAGCTATCATTGCAAATCCAACATATGCTGAAGCATACAATAACTTag GAGTTCTTTACAGGGATGCTGGTGATATCTCTCTAGCAATTAATGCTTATGAGCAATGTCTAAAGATTGATCCTGATTCTCGAAATGCTGGCCAG AACCGTTTACTTGCGATGAATTACATAGATGAAGGAAATGATGACAAACTTTTTGAGGCTCACAG GGACTGGGGTAGGCGATTTATGAGACTGTATCCACAGTTCACATCATGGGACAACTCAAAAGATCCTGAACGGCCTCTTGTGATAGGATATGTCTCTCCTGATTATTTTACACATTCTGTGTCATATTTCATAGAAGCTCCCCTTGTCTATCATGATTATACCAATTATAAAGTGATTGTTTATTCAGCAGTTGTCAAG GTCCATAGCATAACTATAAAAAGGCCACATCTGTCGGGTGGAATTGAGATCACTTATGATGTCCACATCTACATGATGTCCGCATTGTTGTTTCTGGTTCAA GCAGATGCAAAAACCATCCGGTTTAGAGAAAAAGTCTTAAAGAAGGGTGGGATCTGGAAAGATATTTATGGAACTGATGAAAAGAAGGTTGCTGACATGGTTAGACAAGATCAAGTTGATATTTTAATAGAACTTACTGGTCACACTGCAAACAATAAGCTGGGAATGCTGGCATGCCGACCTGCTCCAGTTCAG GTGACTTGGATTGGTTATCCCAATACAACAGGATTGCCTACAATTGATTATAGAATAACTGATTCTCGGGCAGACCCTCCCGAAACAAAGCAGAA GCATGTTGAAGAGTTAGTTCGATTACCAGATAGCTTCCTTTGTTACACTCCTTCCCCTGAGGCTGGTCCTGTTTGTCCAACTCCTGCTCTTTCCAATGGCTTTGTTACATTTGGTAGTTTTAACAATCTTGCTAAG ATTACACCCAAGGTACTGCAGGTCTGGGCAAAGATACTATGTGCAATTCCAAATTCTCGTCTTGTGGTAAAATGTAAACCGTTTTGCTGTGATAGTGTGAGACAGAGGTTTCTTTCAACACTAGAGAAGTTAGGTCTCGAACCACTACGAGTTGATCTTCTGCCCCTTATTCTTCTTAACCACGATCATATGCAAGCTTATTCTCTAATGGACATCAG TTTGGACACATTTCCATATGCTGGAACAACGACGACTTGTGAATCTTTATACATGGGAGTTCCATGTGTTACAATGGCTGGTTCAGTGCATGCACACAATGTTGGTGTTAGTCTTCTTAGCAAAGTTG GTTTGGGCAATTTGATTGCCAAAAATGAAGATGAATATGTAAAATTGGCCTTGAAGTTGGCTTCTGATATTTCGGCACTACAAAATTTGAGAATGAGTCTTCGAGAGCTCATGTCTAAGTCCCCTCTCTGCGATGGAGCTAAATTTATCCTTGGTCTAGAGTCAACATATAGGCAAATGTGGCGCAGATATTGTAAAGGAGATGTTCCGGCTTTGAAATGCATGGAACTGTTGCAACAACCTGTTTCTTCAAATAACCCATCCAGTAAGAACTCCGAGCCAACAAGGGCCACAAACTCAAGTGAGGGAAGCCCCGAATCTGTCAAGGCCAATGGATTCAGTTCAACTCAGCCACCAAAGCTTAATTTTCTCAATTGCGAAGAAAATGGTGGGTCGTTGAATCACAGTAGTAAGCAAGGGATTGTGGGTTCAAGTTGA
- the LOC100500387 gene encoding casparian strip membrane protein 3: MSTTIDVPESNNVAKEKVLLLGARPRPGGWKKGVAIMDFILRLGAIAAALGAAATMGTSDQTLPFFTQFFQFEASYDSFTTFQFFVITMALVAGYLVLSLPFSIVVIIRPHAVGPRLFLIILDTVFLTLATASGASAAAIVYLAHNGNQDSNWLAICNQFGDFCAQTSGAVVSSLVSVVIFVLLIVMSALALRRN; encoded by the exons ATGTCAACCACCATTGATGTCCCAGAATCAAACAATGTTGCTAAAGAAAAAGTACTTTTATTAGGTGCACGTCCAAGGCCAGGAGGGTGGAAGAAAGGTGTAGCAATAATGGACTTTATTCTAAGGTTAGGTGCCATAGCAGCTGCTCTTGGTGCTGCTGCCACTATGGGAACCAGTGATCAAACACTCCCTTTCTTCACTCAGTTCTTTCAGTTTGAAGCAAGTTATGATAGCTTCACTACTTTTCA GTTTTTTGTTATTACAATGGCACTTGTGGCTGGCTATCTTGTCCTGTCGCTACCTTTCTCTATAGTAGTCATCATACGCCCTCATGCAGTTGGACCAAGGCTTTTTCTCATCATCTTAGACACA GTGTTTCTGACTTTGGCCACCGCTAGTGGTGCTTCAGCTGCTGCCATCGTTTACTTGGCACACAACGGGAATCAAGACTCGAACTGGCTTGCTATCTGCAACCAATTTGGAGATTTTTGCGCGCAAACAAGTGGAGCAGTGGTTTCATCCTTGGTTTCCGTGGTTATTTTTGTGTTGCTCATTGTTATGTCTGCTTTGGCActtagaagaaattaa
- the CASP2 gene encoding casparian strip membrane protein 2, with protein sequence MSTTIDVPESSNVAKGKAVLVAPPRPGGWKKGVAIMDFILRLGAIAAALGAAATMGTSDQTLPFFTQFFQFEASYDSFTSFQFFVITMALVGGYLVLSLPFSFVAIIRPHAAGPRLFLIILDTVFLTLTTASGASAAAIVYLAHNGNQDSNWLAICNQFGDFCAQTSSAVVSSFVAVVVLVLLVVLSALALGKR encoded by the exons ATGTCAACCACCATTGATGTCCCTGAATCAAGCAATGTTGCTAAAGGCAAAGCAGTTTTAGTTGCACCTCCAAGGCCAGGAGGATGGAAGAAAGGGGTTGCAATTATGGACTTTATTCTAAGGTTAGGTGCCATAGCAGCTGCTCTTGGTGCTGCTGCCACTATGGGAACAAGTGATCAAACACTCCCTTTCTTCACTCAGTTCTTTCAGTTTGAGGCTAGTTATGATAGCTTCACTTCTTTCCA GTTTTTCGTTATTACAATGGCTTTAGTGGGTGGCTACCTTGTGCTATCCCTACCTTTCTCTTTCGTAGCCATCATTCGCCCCCATGCAGCTGGACCAAGGCTTTTCTTGATTATCTTAGACACT GTGTTTCTCACTCTAACAACTGCTAGTGGTGCTTCAGCTGCTGCCATAGTTTACTTGGCACACAATGGGAACCAAGACTCAAACTGGCTTGCCATATGCAACCAATTTGGAGATTTCTGTGCACAGACCAGTTCGGCAGTGGTGTCATCCTTCGTTGCTGTGGTTGTCTTGGTGTTGTTGGTTGTGCTGTCTGCTTTGGCTCTTGGGAAGCGTTGA
- the LOC100816413 gene encoding casparian strip membrane protein 1-like produces the protein MSTTIEIPESSTKVAKGKGVVVVAPARPGGWKKGVAIMDFILRLGAIAAALGAAATMGTSDQTLPFFTQFFQFEASYDSFTTFQFFVITMALVGGYLVLSLPFSIVAIVRPHAVGPRLSLIILDTVFLTLATAGGASAAAIVYLAHNGDQDTNWLAICNQFGDFCAQTSAAVVSSLVAVLVLVLLIVMSALAIGKP, from the exons ATGTCAACTACAATTGAAATCCCAGAGTCAAGTACTAAAGTTGCCAAGGGAAAAGGTGTTGTAGTTGTTGCACCAGCAAGGCCAGGAGGATGGAAGAAAGGGGTGGCAATAATGGATTTCATTCTAAGGTTAGGTGCTATTGCTGCGGCTCTTGGTGCTGCTGCCACTATGGGAACAAGTGATCAAACACTCCCTTTCTTCACTCAGTTCTTTCAGTTTGAGGCTAGTTATGATAGCTTCACTACTTTTCA GTTTTTCGTTATTACAATGGCTCTAGTGGGTGGCTACCTTGTGCTATCCCTACCTTTCTCTATTGTAGCCATCGTTCGCCCTCATGCAGTTGGACCACGGCTTTCCCTCATCATCTTAGACACT GTGTTTCTTACTCTAGCCACTGCTGGTGGTGCTTCAGCTGCTGCCATAGTTTACTTGGCACACAACGGGGATCAGGACACGAACTGGTTAGCCATATGCAACCAATTTGGTGACTTCTGTGCGCAGACCAGTGCAGCAGTTGTCTCATCCTTGGTTGCTGTGCTTGTCTTAGTATTGCTGATTGTCATGTCTGCTTTGGCTATTGGGAAGCCttga
- the LOC100807843 gene encoding probable UDP-N-acetylglucosamine--peptide N-acetylglucosaminyltransferase SPINDLY isoform X2 yields MAWTEDNDENNGREKKMVGENGFLIVSEPSPAGSGGDGVSVSTRYEGKDDVLFANILRSRNKFVDALALYERVLESDGGNVEALVGKGICLQMQNMGRLAFESFAEAIRMDPQNACALTHCGILYKDEGCLVEAAESYQKALQVDPSYKAAAECLAIVLTDIGTNIKLAGNTQEGIQKYFEALKIDPHYAPAYYNLGVVYSEMMQYDMALTFYEKAASERPMYAEAYCNMGVIYKNRGDLEAAITCYERCLAVSPNFEIAKNNMAIALTDLGTKVKLEGDINRGVAFYKKALHYNWHYADAMYNLGVAYGEMLKFDMAIVFYELAFHFNPHCAEACNNLGVIYKDRDNLDKAVECYQLALGIKPNFSQSLNNLGVVYTVQGKMDAAASMIEKAIIANPTYAEAYNNLGVLYRDAGDISLAINAYEQCLKIDPDSRNAGQNRLLAMNYIDEGNDDKLFEAHRDWGRRFMRLYPQFTSWDNSKDPERPLVIGYVSPDYFTHSVSYFIEAPLVYHDYTNYKVIVYSAVVKADAKTIRFREKVLKKGGIWKDIYGTDEKKVADMVRQDQVDILIELTGHTANNKLGMLACRPAPVQVTWIGYPNTTGLPTIDYRITDSRADPPETKQKHVEELVRLPDSFLCYTPSPEAGPVCPTPALSNGFVTFGSFNNLAKITPKVLQVWAKILCAIPNSRLVVKCKPFCCDSVRQRFLSTLEKLGLEPLRVDLLPLILLNHDHMQAYSLMDISLDTFPYAGTTTTCESLYMGVPCVTMAGSVHAHNVGVSLLSKVGLGNLIAKNEDEYVKLALKLASDISALQNLRMSLRELMSKSPLCDGAKFILGLESTYRQMWRRYCKGDVPALKCMELLQQPVSSNNPSSKNSEPTRATNSSEGSPESVKANGFSSTQPPKLNFLNCEENGGSLNHSSKQGIVGSS; encoded by the exons ATGGCGTGGACGGAAGATAATGATGAGAATAATGGGAGGGAAAAGAAGATGGTTGGGGAAAATGGGTTTTTGATAGTGTCTGAGCCTTCTCCTGCTGGTTCTGGTGGGGATGGGGTTTCGGTGAGTACGAGATATGAAGGGAAGGATGATGTTTTGTTTGCCAACATTCTGCGATCGAGGAACAAATTTGTGGATGCTCTTGCACTATACGAACGCGTGCTGGAGAGTGATGGCGGGAATGTGGAGGCTCTTGTTGGGAAAGGGATATGTTTGCAGATGCAGAATATGGGTAGGCTTGCTTTTGAGAGTTTTGCGGAGGCTATCAGGATGGATCCTCAGAATGCCTGCGCTCTCACACATTGCGGTATTCTTTACAAAGACGAAGGTTGCCTTGTGGAGGCTGCTGAG TCATATCAAAAGGCTTTACAAGTGGATCCTTCATACAAAGCAGCTGCTGAGTGCCTGGCCATTGTTTTAACGGATATTGGTACCAACATAAAGCTTGCAGGAAATACTCAGGAAGGAATTCAAAAATACTTTGAAGCTCTCAAAATAGATCCACACTATGCT CCAGCATATTATAATCTTGGTGTGGTCTATTCTGAAATGATGCAATATGACATGGCCCTCACTTTCTATGAAAAGGCTGCATCAGAGAGGCCTATGTATGCTGAAGCATACTGTAACATGggtgtaatatataaaaatcgTGGTGATTTGGAAGCAGCTATTACTTGTTATGAGAG GTGTTTAGCTGTTTCACCTAACTTTGAGATTGCAAAGAATAATATGGCTATAGCTTTGACAGATTTGGGAACAAAG GTTAAATTGGAGGGTGACATCAACCGTGGTGTGGCTTTTTATAAGAAAGCTTTGCATTATAATTGGCATTATGCTGATGCAATGTATAATCTTGGGGTTGCTTATGGTGAGATGCTTAAGTTTGATATG GCTATTGTGTTCTATGAACTTGCCTTCCACTTCAATCCGCATTGTGCGGAAGCTTGTAACAATCTAGGTGTTATATATAAAGATCGTGACAACCTTGACAAAGCAGTGGAATGTTACCAG CTTGCTTTGGGAATCAAACCTAACTTTTCACAGTCATTAAATAACCTTGGCGTTGTATACACTGTCCAG GGTAAAATGGACGCTGCGGCGAGTATGATTGAGAAAGCTATCATTGCAAATCCAACATATGCTGAAGCATACAATAACTTag GAGTTCTTTACAGGGATGCTGGTGATATCTCTCTAGCAATTAATGCTTATGAGCAATGTCTAAAGATTGATCCTGATTCTCGAAATGCTGGCCAG AACCGTTTACTTGCGATGAATTACATAGATGAAGGAAATGATGACAAACTTTTTGAGGCTCACAG GGACTGGGGTAGGCGATTTATGAGACTGTATCCACAGTTCACATCATGGGACAACTCAAAAGATCCTGAACGGCCTCTTGTGATAGGATATGTCTCTCCTGATTATTTTACACATTCTGTGTCATATTTCATAGAAGCTCCCCTTGTCTATCATGATTATACCAATTATAAAGTGATTGTTTATTCAGCAGTTGTCAAG GCAGATGCAAAAACCATCCGGTTTAGAGAAAAAGTCTTAAAGAAGGGTGGGATCTGGAAAGATATTTATGGAACTGATGAAAAGAAGGTTGCTGACATGGTTAGACAAGATCAAGTTGATATTTTAATAGAACTTACTGGTCACACTGCAAACAATAAGCTGGGAATGCTGGCATGCCGACCTGCTCCAGTTCAG GTGACTTGGATTGGTTATCCCAATACAACAGGATTGCCTACAATTGATTATAGAATAACTGATTCTCGGGCAGACCCTCCCGAAACAAAGCAGAA GCATGTTGAAGAGTTAGTTCGATTACCAGATAGCTTCCTTTGTTACACTCCTTCCCCTGAGGCTGGTCCTGTTTGTCCAACTCCTGCTCTTTCCAATGGCTTTGTTACATTTGGTAGTTTTAACAATCTTGCTAAG ATTACACCCAAGGTACTGCAGGTCTGGGCAAAGATACTATGTGCAATTCCAAATTCTCGTCTTGTGGTAAAATGTAAACCGTTTTGCTGTGATAGTGTGAGACAGAGGTTTCTTTCAACACTAGAGAAGTTAGGTCTCGAACCACTACGAGTTGATCTTCTGCCCCTTATTCTTCTTAACCACGATCATATGCAAGCTTATTCTCTAATGGACATCAG TTTGGACACATTTCCATATGCTGGAACAACGACGACTTGTGAATCTTTATACATGGGAGTTCCATGTGTTACAATGGCTGGTTCAGTGCATGCACACAATGTTGGTGTTAGTCTTCTTAGCAAAGTTG GTTTGGGCAATTTGATTGCCAAAAATGAAGATGAATATGTAAAATTGGCCTTGAAGTTGGCTTCTGATATTTCGGCACTACAAAATTTGAGAATGAGTCTTCGAGAGCTCATGTCTAAGTCCCCTCTCTGCGATGGAGCTAAATTTATCCTTGGTCTAGAGTCAACATATAGGCAAATGTGGCGCAGATATTGTAAAGGAGATGTTCCGGCTTTGAAATGCATGGAACTGTTGCAACAACCTGTTTCTTCAAATAACCCATCCAGTAAGAACTCCGAGCCAACAAGGGCCACAAACTCAAGTGAGGGAAGCCCCGAATCTGTCAAGGCCAATGGATTCAGTTCAACTCAGCCACCAAAGCTTAATTTTCTCAATTGCGAAGAAAATGGTGGGTCGTTGAATCACAGTAGTAAGCAAGGGATTGTGGGTTCAAGTTGA